The sequence below is a genomic window from Ochrobactrum quorumnocens.
ATGCGCAATGACCGTGACGGCGGCAAGCGCACTAACTGGCTGCTGATAAAACATCGTGACGCCTTTTCGGTCGAGGAAAATGGCGAGACGATCCTCGAGTATAACGCGACCTCGGTCGCGTCGGGACGGACGATGGAAACAATCGCTGCCGGTAAGGGCAAGGAACCTAAATCGTTCATGATCGAAAGGGGCGAAGTGCAGGCGGACGCGGTCTGGGACAGTAATCATGGTCTTGCAGCCGATAAACGCGGCGCAGAAGCGAAAACCCAGTTAAAGTAAGCAGGGGCAACAGTAAAGACTGCGATGCCCGACTTTGTTCCTCCACAGCTGTGTGAAACGCGCGAACGTCCGCCTGCGGCCGACGGTTGGATCCATGAAATCAAATTTGACGGTCACCGCATCCAGATGCACATAGATAACGGCGTGGTGACGCTGAAGACACGCAAAGGACAGGACTGGACAAGCAAGTACCCGGCGGTCGTGGCTTCGGCCTCCAAGCTTCCCAATGCCATTATCGACGGAGAGATCTGTGCTCTAGACGAAAACGGAGCGCCAGACTTCGCTGCCCTTCAGGCAGCGCTATCTGAAGGGAAGACGGACGCTTTGGTCTTCTTTGCCTTCGATCTGTTGTTCGAAGGCAACATGGATTTGCGCGAATTGCCTCTTATCGAGCGTAAAGACCAACTGCAGACACTCTTGACGGATGCAGACGATGATCCACGCCTGCGCTTCGTAGAGCATTTCGAAACTGGAGGCGAGGCAGTTCTTAAGTCGGCCTGCCGAATGTCGCTGGAAGGAATCGTCTCGAAACAGGCTGACGCTGCCTATCAGGCTGGCCGTACGGCGACCTGAGTCAAGGCCAAATGCCGGGCGGGACATGAAGTGGTGATCGGAGCCTATGCCAAAACGAATGGAAAGTTTCGCTCTCTGCTGGTCGGCATTAACCGGGGCGACCACTTCATCTATGTCGGTCGAGTCGGGACGGGATATAGCGCAAAGATCATCGACAGGATTCTCCCAAAGCTTCGCGAACTAAAAACCAATAAATCTCCGTTTACAGGGATCGGCTCACCCAAGAATGATTCCGATATCGTCTGGCTACAGCCGGTGCTCGTCGCCGAGATTCAGTTCGCCGGCTGGACTTCTGATGGACTTGTGCGCCAGGCGGCGTTTAAAGGCCTGCGAGAAGACAAGTCAGCGCGGGAAGTCGTCGCCGAAAAGCCTGCACCGCCTGTAGAGGCCGAAGTGCCCTATCAAGAGGTCTTTTTGGCAGGGCGAGAAAGCAAGTATTATGGGCGTACTGATCTCCAATCCTGAGAAACCGCTGTGGCCCGATGCCAGTGATGATCAGCCGGTGATCAAGGTCGAGCTTACGCAATATTATGAAGCCGTGGGCCCTTGGCTCATCGAACATATCAAGGGCCGGCCATGTTCGATCATCCGAGCCCCGGATGGCATTAGGGGTGAGCAATTTTTCCAGCGGCATGCAACGCATGGAACGTCGAGCCTGCTCGAAATGGTCACTGTCTTCGGCGATAAAAAACCTTACCTGCAGATCGATCGTGTCGAGGGGCTCGTCGCCATCGCGCAGATTGGCGGCGTCGAACTGCATCCCTGGAATTGCGAACCGAAACAACCAGAAGTGCCAGGCCGGCTCGTCTTCGATCTTGATCCGGGTCCGAACGTGCCCTTCTCCACTGTGGTCGAAGCCGCCCGCGAGATGCGTGATCGGCCAGAAGAACTCGGACTTGTTAGCTTCTGCAAAACCACTGGGGGAAAGGGTTGCATGTCGTGACGCCGCTTGCTGTAGCAAAGAGCCATAAACTGGGCTGGCCAGAAGCAAGAAGCTTTGCCCACGACGTCTGCTTGCAGATGGCGCGAGAGAACCCAAATCTCTATCTGATCAAGATGGCCAAGAATAAGCGCGAGGGTCGCATCTTGCTCGATTACCTGCGCAACGACCGGATGACTACCGCTGTTGCGTCATTGTCACCGCGAGCCCGACCCTGCGCCACAGTATCGATGCCATTGACATGGAGCCAAGTCAAAATAGGTCTCGATCCAAAGCGGTTCACCCTTCGTACGGTGCCCCACTACTGGCGAATATAAATGCATGGCAGGATTATTGCGACGGGCATCGTTCGCTCGACCAGGCGATCAAGCGCTTGGCAAAGTCAATGAAGCAGGCGGCCTGAACGAAAGACGTTCAAACGGCGCGTGAACGTGAATTTACAATTTAGCGTTAGGGAATAAACAGAAAACCGATAGCGATGCATCCCTCACCGATTGGAGGCGCCTTCTTTCCTCTCGTGTTTCGTGTCGTACAAATCCGTCGGAGTCGAGGTAAAGCGCTCCAGTATCTCCGATAGACGAATTTTAAACTCGAGAAGACATTACTACGAAAAAGGCTGTGGAAATGCGGTTGATATCCATTGGAAAACGCGTGGATAAAATTCTCACTACAGAGCCGACATTCGGATTAAGTATTCGTCAATCTTTCTTAAATTCCATCGAATAGCCGAGCCGAAACAGTACTAAACCTACATATCGAATCGAGGGATTGGTGCCGTCCATGAATAATTGGCTGACACGAGATCTGGATACGCCGAGAAGGTCTGCCAAATCTGCATGAGACATACCTTTTTCCTGAAGCGCAGTCCTCAAGGTCTCTTGGAAGGCGATAACATAATCTTCTGCAACATATTTTTCCACGTCATCCCAACGCTTCATAATCCGCGCCATGAGCTATAACCCCCATCTTTGTCGAAAGCTTGCTAACAATTGGCCTGTAAAGCTCCGATTTGTTTGGCTTATATATCACTCTTTGGTAGCCGGTAATATCTTTCAGGCCTATCAGGGGTCCTGCGAGAAGTCCGCTGCCGGCGGGCCTCATGATTTGAGCAGGTTACTTTTTCGCAGAGCAGTTGAAGGCGTTGGAAGAGGGGCGGAAGTCATAAACGAAAGATGGTGGGGATAACTGATAGTATAAATGTCATCAAAGTCTACACTATTCGTGCTATTCAAGGAATATAAGAGCTGCCGTTACAGAAATTATCGGTATTAACTGCAGTATGTGATTCAAGTGCTCGTATTGTTCTAGCGCAATTGATTTGAAAACACCAATCGTTAAAAAAAGGGACCCTTAAAAGGGAGCGCTATTTTTTCATTGCTGGCGTCATACAGCCATCCCATCGCCTTTTTCAATTAGAGGCGTTCTAAACGGAATGCGGGGTGCCCATGCGTAGGCGCTGAAAGCAGAAGCGCACCGCCAGATGAAATGGGACCGCAGCAACTGATAGCTCTTCGTTCAAACAGCGAGCGACACAGTGAGACTAAGCCGGACATTCTTCCGTTTTGGTTAAACCGACAACGCGTATTAAGACCAAATTGCCAAACGGCAAAATCGATTGTGACTAAAGCCGCTACTGCCATTAGATAGCGTACCATTTTTTATCCTGCATCTTGATTAAGCAGCATTTTGAATTTGCGCAAAGAATAGATGCAAGCAGTGCCATTGGCGGGACTCTTTCATTTGGCGCGATAAGTTCGTTCAGAAACCGCTCGCTCCCCCGCGCTTCTTATTGCTTACGTGATCGGAGGATAGTCCGTAGTGCAAACAAGAGAAAAACTGCCGCGACGATGCCCCAAAGCTGGCCGCCACTGGTGAGATTGCTCCCATCTTCAGTTAAGCAGCTCGATGACGCTTCGGCGATACAATCGTGCCAGCGCCAATACCGTTCATAGTAAAAGTAGCCAAAGCCAAAGCTGGCCAGAAGATAGCAAATGGTTTTCATGAAAGCGATATCGCGCGATACGAGCCTTAAGTAAACATGAAGAACAGCTATTTGTTGCGGAGCGACATCCATTCAACACGCGTTTAACGTCATGCCACTTGAATAGTTTGCTAGTACGGTTAAAGTAACGTTGTCTGTTTCTAAACGATAGGAATGTTCAATGACGACTTTTGCATTAGCTAATTTGCACGATGTTGTCATGGGCAAGGATATTCTCGACTACCTCAAAGGAATAGATGCTACACTTGCACCCTTCGGGGGAAAATACGTTCTTCATGGTAATGGCAATAAAGATGTTCTAGAGGGCGAATTCTCGGGAGATCTAATAATGATCTCATTCCCAGATCGAACTTCAGCCGAGGGCTGGTATAATTCTCCAGAATATCGAAAACTGCAACCACTACGAGCTCAAAATTCGAAAGGTTACGTAATTCTGGTGGACGGAGTTAAAGAAGGACATCGAGCAACCGACATTTTGGGATAAGCGAGAAGCAGCCTGACAGAGCACTCATCGGGTGCTGTAATTGTGCCAGAGTATATGGCCTAGTAGATAACCTTACGAAGGGGCTAACGTCGGTGGGCCACTAATGAGAACGGTGACGCAGAATTGGTGTTGGGAGGGCGAAAGAAGCTCTCTTGCTGGTCGAGTCCCAGCTGATCAGCTTGCCCAAGTCTTATCCCCGACTTGGTTGAGCCTATAACGAATATATAGCGAGTTATCACCACATTCAGCTGCCTCGCTGACGCGGGGCCTTTTCGTTGGACGGCAGCATGACCCGCAGAGCAAGGAAGCTGAATTAATCAACGATATGGTTGAAAAAATCAGCTTTCATCGCTGAAGATTTTGCACGGGTTCATCTTGCCGAAATTGCCGCAATCCTTGAAGAAATTGGTCATCGTCACGAGCTTGTATCAATATCCACACGCTTAACATGAACGTGGGGCAAACGATGTCTAAACGGAAGGTAGCTAGGTCGTACTTTCCTCGATCTGGTTGCTACAAGGTAGGTACCAGATTGAAAAGAAGCAACAAAGCGTCAAAATGAAGAAGCCTTAATTTTTGGAGTTTTCTAATAAACTTTACCTCTCTTAGCTCGACTTTGCACAAAATTGGCATCGATTTTGAGTGCCGCACTGAGCGTCTTTGGTGAATCAATTCGCCGCAGCTTGTGACCTTGCGTCATTCGTCTGATCGGATTCGAACTGTTGAATGACCAAAGCAGATGAATGCAATAATGAGACCGGGGATGCGGTTCCTCATCGTCTTCACCAATGGCTAGAGCCTTTTCGTTGCGGGTTCACAGCGCCCACATGGAGTCATCTGCTCGTCCTTGTCATGGGAGCTCTCCTTGCACCGGGGAAGCGAACAGTGACATCGTGTCTGCGAATTACGGGTCGCGCCGATGTGACCAGCTTTGCCACTTATCACCAGTTTCTCAATCGGGCTCGCTGGAACCCACGCTTGTTGGCAAGACACTTATTATCCATTGTTGTGACACGGCTTGTACCCGAAGGCCCCGTTGTCATTGGAATGGACGATACAATAGAACGGCGATGGGGTCAGCGTATTGCTGCTCGAGGTATATACCGAGACCCGATACGTTCCAGCCATGGTCATTTCGTCAAGGCCAGTGGATTGCGGTGGCTGAGTTTTATGGTTCTTTCACCGGTCCCCTGGGCCAAATGCCTCAAAGCAATGCCTGTGCTGACAATCCTGTCTCCCTCAGAACGATATAGCCAGAAGATGCTCCGAAGACACAAGATGCTGACCGATTGGGCAAGGCAGGGCCTGCTGCAGATATGTCGTTGGCTACCAGGTCGCCAGATCATCTTTGTCGGCGATAGCAGCTTTGCGGTTCATACACTGGCCGCAGCACTTCCAGACAGGGCTACGCTCATCACTCGGTTGCGCCTCGATGCTAATCTTTTTGCAGCACCGTCTCAAAGGCATGAACACACGCTCGGACGACCCGCGCAAAAGGGGCAACCCTTGCCAAAACTAAAAGCTGTGCTCAAGGACACAAATACCTCGTGGCAGCAGATTGCAGTATCGTCGTGGTATGCCAGACAGACCAACAAAGTTCTCGACATCACGTCGGGAACAGCTCTTTGGTATCGACGTGGAACACCACCCAAACACATTCGCTGGGTCATCGTTCGCGATCCAACATCTCGCCGCGAACCGCAGGCCTTCATGAGTACGAATACGGATCTTGATCCTGTGGAGATCATTACCTTCTACGTTCGTCGCTGGCAGATCGAGGTCACTTTTGCCGAGACCCGTGCGCATCTTGGTGTGGAAACGCAAAGACAGTGGAACGATAAGGCCATTCTGCGCACGACGCCGTCTTTGATGGCACTCTACAGCCTCGTAACACTGTGGGCGTGTGATCTACTCGGTCCGAACAGTCTTCCATATGCCGCGTCATGGTACAAAAAAACAAGCTGCACTTTCTCCGACGCCATCGGTGCAGTTCGTATGGTTTTATGGCACCAGGATATTTATCGACAGTCCGCGTTTCACCCGGACATACCTAAAATACCGCCAGGCCGGATCAAACGTATGGCCGAGGCACTTTGCTTCGCTGCTTAATGTGCAAAGTCGAGCTTAGCAGGTTCAACTGTTGATCTCTCATCACGGAAGATAGTTTGAAAGCAATAATCGGATGGCATCGCCATCTGACGTCAGGCTAGACTGCGCTGATGCAATGTTCGGGAGAGACACCTCGTGGAGTTACACAACAAGACTATAATCGTCACGGGCGCAAGCAGCGGAATCGGTGCGGCAGCAGCTCAATTGTTCGTAGACGAAGGAGCCAATGTGGTTCTCGGTGCCCGGCGAGCACGAGAACTTGAAGCTATTACAGAAGGACTCAATCGGGCAAATGGCAGAGCCGTGTTTTTGGCTGGCGACGTGAAGGATGAGGCCTACGCCGCTGCTCTTGTAGACCTCTCCAAAAAAGAGTTTGGTGGGTTGGACGGCGCATTCAACAATGTCGGAATTGTGGGCGAGATGCAGCCCGTTCCGGATATGAGCCTCGGCAATTGGAGCAACGTGATTTCAGTAAATCTGACAGGTGCATTCCTGGCCGCCAAGGCGCAGATACCAGCAATGAGGGTACGCGGACAAGGCTCCATCGTTTTCACTTCATCATTTGTTGGGTTTAGTAACGGTGGCATGTCTGGTATGGGAGCTTACGCGGCGTCTAAAGCAGGATTGATCGGTTTGGCAAAGTCGCTGGCATCAGATCATGCGGCCGAGGGCATACGTGTTAATACCTTATTACCAGGCGGTACGGTCACACCAAGTGGGGGAGAAGGAAATCGGGACGCTCTGAAGTTCATTGCCAGCCTGCATCCCATGAAACGGATGGCAAGTCCCCGAGAGATTGCGCAGGCTTCCTTGTTTCTTCTTTCAGATCGGTCTAGTTTCGTAACCGGGAGCCCATTAATCGCAGACGGCGGAATGTCCGTGAGGTTGACGTAACGACGGTAAGAAACGCTCCCAATAGCTATAACCGCACTATTGGGAGGCGGGGAGTACTTAATATTACGGCCAAGCGAACTACTGTGCAAATCTCTCGCCGATCGCAATCGAAACGGCTTCCCAAACCGCGTCCACTGCAGCGGCGGAACGGCTCACAGATCAATTCAAATTGCCCTGTTATGTAGTTCATAATGCAGGGCGAGTTGAAAGATAATGCGCTGGTGATCGTTTAACATCCCCAGACGAAAACCTCGTTCTCGTCTTAGCGCCTCAATTGGCAATAACTCATTGAGTTTCGCCAATCAGATTTACTGAGATCGCCTTCCTTCACAACTGCCCCCCGAAAGTTGCTTTGGTTCAGATTTAGCTCAACGCGTCAGTAAGGTGCACCCCGAATTTTGGTAGTATAAGCGTTTTCATTGAAACTCAGCTATTGGCAATTCTACAGGATGTACTACATTCTTAAAAAAAACACGGGATCATTCTGTCGATTCAAAAGCCGCTTCGGTAACACAGCAATTATGCGCTGGCTCGATAGTATCACACCTAGTTGCCGTAGCGCCCGGAAAGGCGTGGGGAATCAAATTCAGAACACGGGCTTGACCCGTCGCAACATAGTCTGGGAGGACACTATGATGAGGTTTATCACCACTCTGGCGACGACACTTGTTGTCTCGTGCGCTGCTTTCAACGCAAAAGCGCAAAACTATCCCGACCGGACGATCACAATGGTCGTGCCTTTTGCGGCTGGTGGGCCGACCGATACTGTGACGCGACTTGTTGCGGAATCCATGTCCAAGGACCTCGGACAACAAGTTATCGTCGAGAATGTCGGCGGCGCAGGCGGAACACTTGGCGCCGGGCGCGTTGCAAGCGCTGATCCTGATGGCTATACGCTACTGCTTCACCATATCGGAATGGCTACGAGCGCCACTCTCTACCGCAAGCTCGCCTATGATACGCTGAACGCGTTCGAATATGTCGGTCTGGTCACGGAGGTTCCTATGACCATCGTTGCGCGCAAGGATCTTGAGCCAACCGATCTCAAGGAACTGACCGAATATGCCAAGGCCAACAAGGATACCGCGACAGTCGCCAACGCTGGTATCGGCGCAGCTTCGCATCTTTGTGGCATGTTGTTTATGAGCGCGATTGACACTCCACTTGTCACAGTTCCTTACAAGGGGACCGGTCCCGCCATGACTGATCTTCTCGGCGGCCAGGTCGACATCATGTGCGACCAGACAACCAACACCACGAAGCAGATTCAGGCGGGTACAATCAAGGCTTATGCGGTAACCTCACCTGAGCGCCTTGAGGTGTTGAAAGACATTCCGACATCAAAGGAAGCCGGTGTGGACGGCTTGGAAGTGGGTATCTGGCACGGTATCTATGCGCCTAAGGGAACCCCGGACGAAATCACCGAACGCCTGTCGAAATCACTTCAGGTTGCCCTTAAGGACGAGAACGTTGTTGGCCGTTTTGCCGAACTTGGAACAGAGCCGTCTTTTGAAGCCGATGCCACACCAAAAGCATTGAAGTCCAAGCTAGAGTCCGAAGTTGCGCGCTGGAA
It includes:
- a CDS encoding helix-turn-helix domain-containing protein translates to MKRWDDVEKYVAEDYVIAFQETLRTALQEKGMSHADLADLLGVSRSRVSQLFMDGTNPSIRYVGLVLFRLGYSMEFKKD
- a CDS encoding DUF1330 domain-containing protein, producing MTTFALANLHDVVMGKDILDYLKGIDATLAPFGGKYVLHGNGNKDVLEGEFSGDLIMISFPDRTSAEGWYNSPEYRKLQPLRAQNSKGYVILVDGVKEGHRATDILG
- a CDS encoding IS701 family transposase, which encodes MTKADECNNETGDAVPHRLHQWLEPFRCGFTAPTWSHLLVLVMGALLAPGKRTVTSCLRITGRADVTSFATYHQFLNRARWNPRLLARHLLSIVVTRLVPEGPVVIGMDDTIERRWGQRIAARGIYRDPIRSSHGHFVKASGLRWLSFMVLSPVPWAKCLKAMPVLTILSPSERYSQKMLRRHKMLTDWARQGLLQICRWLPGRQIIFVGDSSFAVHTLAAALPDRATLITRLRLDANLFAAPSQRHEHTLGRPAQKGQPLPKLKAVLKDTNTSWQQIAVSSWYARQTNKVLDITSGTALWYRRGTPPKHIRWVIVRDPTSRREPQAFMSTNTDLDPVEIITFYVRRWQIEVTFAETRAHLGVETQRQWNDKAILRTTPSLMALYSLVTLWACDLLGPNSLPYAASWYKKTSCTFSDAIGAVRMVLWHQDIYRQSAFHPDIPKIPPGRIKRMAEALCFAA
- a CDS encoding SDR family oxidoreductase translates to MELHNKTIIVTGASSGIGAAAAQLFVDEGANVVLGARRARELEAITEGLNRANGRAVFLAGDVKDEAYAAALVDLSKKEFGGLDGAFNNVGIVGEMQPVPDMSLGNWSNVISVNLTGAFLAAKAQIPAMRVRGQGSIVFTSSFVGFSNGGMSGMGAYAASKAGLIGLAKSLASDHAAEGIRVNTLLPGGTVTPSGGEGNRDALKFIASLHPMKRMASPREIAQASLFLLSDRSSFVTGSPLIADGGMSVRLT
- a CDS encoding tripartite tricarboxylate transporter substrate-binding protein, whose translation is MMRFITTLATTLVVSCAAFNAKAQNYPDRTITMVVPFAAGGPTDTVTRLVAESMSKDLGQQVIVENVGGAGGTLGAGRVASADPDGYTLLLHHIGMATSATLYRKLAYDTLNAFEYVGLVTEVPMTIVARKDLEPTDLKELTEYAKANKDTATVANAGIGAASHLCGMLFMSAIDTPLVTVPYKGTGPAMTDLLGGQVDIMCDQTTNTTKQIQAGTIKAYAVTSPERLEVLKDIPTSKEAGVDGLEVGIWHGIYAPKGTPDEITERLSKSLQVALKDENVVGRFAELGTEPSFEADATPKALKSKLESEVARWKPIIEAAGQYAD